Genomic DNA from Calditrichota bacterium:
CGTCGACGGTCTCCGCGTCGAAGTGGGCGGTCTGCAGAGCGGTTTTGTCCTGTGGGATGTAGGATTGTGTGTCCTCACCCACCATGAGTTCCACAGCCGGGCGCGCGTGCCGCATCCTGCGCCGCGGCCTCGCGAAGGTTTCACCTTTCGCCAGCTCCACTCCCTGCGCCCTGGAGACTATGTCGTCCACGTGGACTATGGCGTGGGCGTGTACCAGGGCCTGCGCAAGATCAACGTCGACGGCAGTGAGCGCGAGTGCCTGGAAATCGCCTATCAGGACGACGACAGAGTCTATGTGCCCCTTGAGCGGATGGACCGCGTCAGTAAGTACACGCCACGCGAGGGGGTGGCGCCGCGTATCAACCGCCTGGGCACAGCCGAGTGGGAACGGCTAAAGGCACGGGCCAAACGTCGTCTGAAGGACGTCTCCGCCGAGCTCATCAAGCTCTACGCGGAACGCCGACACGCCCCGGGGTTTGCCTTTTCGCCAGACAGCCTTTGGCAGCACGAGCTGGAGGCCTCCTTCGTCTACGACGAGACCCCTGACCAGCTGCAGGCCGTCGCCGATGTCAAGCGGGACATGGAAGCGCCGCGCCCTATGGATCGACTGGTGTGCGGCGATGTCGGTTTTGGCAAGACCGAAGTGGCGATTCGCGCAGCCTTCAAGGCGGTGAACGACGGCAAGCAAGTCGCGGTGCTTGTGCCAACCACCCTCCTGGCGAGCCAGCATCTTGCCACCTTTCGCGAGCGACTGGCGCCGTTCCCTGTGCGCGTGGAGATGCTTTCCCGGTTCATACCCAAGCGGCAGCAGCAACAGATCTTGGCGGATCTGCGCGCAGGGCGGGTGGACATCATCATCGGGACCCACCGCCTATTGTCCGCCGACGTGGGGTTTCACGACCTGGGTCTTCTCATCATCGATGAGGAGCAGCGATTCGGCGTGATGCACAAGGAGCGCCTCAAGGCCCTGCGCACCAATGTGGACGTGCTCACCTTGACGGCGACGCCCATCCCGCGGACTCTGCACATGGCGCTGGTCGGCATCACCGACATGTCGCGGATCGACACGCCTCCCCGCGATCGCCTGCCGATTAGGACGGAGGTCGTGCAATTCAGCAAGGAGCTCATTCGCCAAGCTATCCTTCGCGAGCTCGGCAGAGGCGGACAGGTTTTCTTTGTGCACAACCGTGTGCAGTCCATCGGCGCCATGCTCGAAATGCTGCGGCGGCTGGTGCCGGAGGCCAGCTTTGCAGTAGCCCATGGCCAGATGCCTTCCGCTGCCCTGGAGCGGGTGATGAACCAGTTCATCGAGCGCCGGTACGACTGCCTGGTGTCGACCATGATCATCCAGGCCGGCCTGGATATGCCCAATGTCAACACCTTGATTGTCAATCGCGCTGATCGCTTTGGCCTGGCACAGCTCTACCAACTGCGCGGCCGCGTCGGACGCTCCAGCCAGCAGGCCTACGCCTATTTTTTGGTTCCCAGCGTGCGCCGCTTAACAAAGGAGGCCATCAAGCGCCTGCAAGCCATCGAAGAGATAACAGAGCTTGGCTCAGGCTACCAGGTGGCGCTCAAAGACCTGGAGGTGCGAGGAGCCGGAAGCCTGTTTGGTGCAGAGCAGAGCGGTTTTCTCGACGCGCTGGGCTACGATGTCTTCTGCCGCATCCTTGAGGAAGCCGTTCAGGAGGTGAAGGCGGAGCAGGCTCTCTGGGAAGAACCCGCTGAGCCAAAGCTGCCCGTTACGCAGATGCGTTTCCGGGGCGACGCCTTCCTCCCGGAGGACTATGTGGCGCAGAGCTCTGAGCGCGTGGCCGTGTATCGGCGTCTGGTGGCGGCAAAGAGCCTGGCGGAGGTCGAGGACATGGAGCGGG
This window encodes:
- the mfd gene encoding transcription-repair coupling factor; the protein is MAVWLQERQRRALYVTADPLSAEQARDDFATLLGAERAVHFPEPSETPVAFRLQSLSRQSAQVRALELLRGRGPAVVVTTLQALNSRLLTPQAIDQRCIILRQGQEYDFETLLAALVDLGFVRETMVDRAGEMSVRGGIVDIFPYSRLRPVRVELFGNTVESMREFDPETQRSVAPVEEVALIPQFPVIDNSVHFQDSDRTATLFGFVQHGDVVVLEDTPDPHTCLPVRQNTPLCEGDPTGAHGPRDGGSSGKAVLWFPPPGQDVAGQPLPAEPAPPMGGKYDILREYVASVTVRCALHSQAAPLVCFLCDSPSQRDRVEELFKEESVDGLRVEVGGLQSGFVLWDVGLCVLTHHEFHSRARVPHPAPRPREGFTFRQLHSLRPGDYVVHVDYGVGVYQGLRKINVDGSERECLEIAYQDDDRVYVPLERMDRVSKYTPREGVAPRINRLGTAEWERLKARAKRRLKDVSAELIKLYAERRHAPGFAFSPDSLWQHELEASFVYDETPDQLQAVADVKRDMEAPRPMDRLVCGDVGFGKTEVAIRAAFKAVNDGKQVAVLVPTTLLASQHLATFRERLAPFPVRVEMLSRFIPKRQQQQILADLRAGRVDIIIGTHRLLSADVGFHDLGLLIIDEEQRFGVMHKERLKALRTNVDVLTLTATPIPRTLHMALVGITDMSRIDTPPRDRLPIRTEVVQFSKELIRQAILRELGRGGQVFFVHNRVQSIGAMLEMLRRLVPEASFAVAHGQMPSAALERVMNQFIERRYDCLVSTMIIQAGLDMPNVNTLIVNRADRFGLAQLYQLRGRVGRSSQQAYAYFLVPSVRRLTKEAIKRLQAIEEITELGSGYQVALKDLEVRGAGSLFGAEQSGFLDALGYDVFCRILEEAVQEVKAEQALWEEPAEPKLPVTQMRFRGDAFLPEDYVAQSSERVAVYRRLVAAKSLAEVEDMERELVDRFGPLPEPARNLLDAVTCKLLGNQLMMSEVQVDAQTLIATFAPSVAVDRQAVARVVSRVAANEGFPFRFVQSKGKRELALRVELPNEGGLKAAKEFLQSML